A DNA window from Brassica napus cultivar Da-Ae chromosome A4, Da-Ae, whole genome shotgun sequence contains the following coding sequences:
- the LOC106351719 gene encoding uncharacterized protein LOC106351719, with translation MNANHNGYHTLWTDGLICAFEFHQGRRKTTKFDTRSALHRGDALYTLTKKQECKGEEEEHSRSYWRPIGWDRLSELVQTVKVDGEWSVQNVDVDHEDADTTVAELAAPYWDRPLAGPTWWCHVDASHQGVSLWLRYAQWLHPAVSVALRDESKLISERMKHIFYEVPVRVAGGLLFELLGQSAGDPFIEEDDIPIVLRSWQSQNFVVTALHVKGFASNISVLGITEVQEMLIAGGACIPRTVHELIAHLACRLARWDDRLFRKYIFGAADEVELMFMNKRMYEDLNLFTIILNQEIRRLSNQVIRVKWSLHAREEIVFELLQQLKGNTAKDLLEGIRKSTRDMINEQEAVRGRLFTIQDVMQNTVRAWLQDRSLTVTHNLGIFGGVGLLLTIVTGLFGINVDGIPGAADSPQAFALFSAILFFSGFVLVVGALLYLGLKEPEAEENVEIRKQELDEMVKKFQREAESHAQVFQKVPQNIERTASSTSSRMLVHDPNGYVLME, from the exons ATGAATGCGAATCATAACGGTTACCATACCCTCTGGACGGATGGTCTTATATGCGCCTTCGAGTTTCATCAAGGTCGTCGCAAGACAACCAAGTTCGACACGAGAAGCGCTCTTCACCGAGGAGATGCTCTTTATACCTTAAC CAAGAAACAAGAAtgtaaaggagaagaagaagagcactCGAGGAGTTACTGGCGACCAATTGGTTGGGACAGGCTCTCTGAGCTTGTTCAGACAGTGAAGGTTGATGGTGAGTGGTCAGTGCAGAACGTTGATGTAGATCATGAGGATGCTGATACAACGGTTGCTGAGCTGGCTGCTCCTTACTGGGACCGACCACTCGCGGGTCCCACGTGGTGGTGCCACGTGGATGCTAGCCATCAAGGTGTTTCTTTGTGGCTGCGTTACGCGCAGTGGTTGCATCCGGCTGTTAGCGTGGCTCTAAGGGACGAGAGCAAGTTGATCAGTGAACGGATGAAACATATCTTCTACGAG GTTCCTGTAAGAGTTGCTGGTGGGCTGTTGTTTGAGCTGTTGGGGCAATCAGCTGGTGAtccttttatagaagaagatGACATTCCCATTGTCTTGAGGTCATGGCAGTCACAGAATTTTGTAGTGACTGCGTTACATGTTAAGGGGTTTGCTTCGAACATTAGTGTGTTAGGTATTACAGAAGTGCAG GAAATGCTAATTGCTGGTGGAGCCTGCATTCCAAGAACCGTACATGAACTTATAGCACATCTTGCATGCCGCCTTGCTCGCTGGGATGATAG GCTATTTAGGAAGTATATATTTGGTGCAGCAGACGAAGTTGAGTTGATGTTTATGAACAA GAGAATGTACGAGGATCTTAATCTTTTTACTATAATCTTGAATCAAGAAATCAGAAGGCTTTCCAACCAG GTTATACGGGTGAAATGGTCACTTCATGCTAGAGAAGAGATTGTGTTCGAGCTGCTTCAGCAACTAAAAGGCAACACAGCAAAAGACTTGCTTGAAGGAATAAGAAAGAGCACACGCGATATGATCAATGAGCAAGAAGCAGTCCGTGGCCGCTTGTTCACTATCCAAGACGTCATGCAAAACACTGTTCGAGCATGGTTACAG GATCGAAGCCTGACGGTTACACACAACCTAGGAATCTTTGGAGGAGTTGGTCTTTTGCTGACAATAGTGACCGGTCTGTTTGGGATAAACGTAGACGGCATACCAGGAGCTGCAGATTCTCCACAAGCCTTTGCGCTTTTCTCAGCCATTCTTTTCTTCTCAGGTTTTGTTCTAGTGGTCGGAGCTTTACTCTACCTTGGACTCAAGGAGCCAGAGGCAGAAGAGAATGTGGAGATTAGAAAACAAGAGCTTGACGAAATGGTGAAGAAGTTTCAACGAGAAGCTGAGTCTCATGCGCAGGTCTTTCAGAAAGTTCCTCAGAATATAGAACGCACGGCTAGTAGTACTAGTAGTAGAATGTTAGTCCATGATCCCAATGGTTACGTTCTCATGGAATGA
- the BNAA04G24730D gene encoding uncharacterized protein BNAA04G24730D: MRKKKCGTWNLRRSRKCESLSQMMALHLFPASLHSISNPSSSSSSSRSKQRHLLLQLSPPRLRSDRSQSGVTENDNDPSSSGSSSSSVRTQLDLLEQLTSTSDGYLSDGGGSFRGSTVREQLAGLVGDRDDDFTIPLGKNLKKVSPKFLTTSQKRNIKRQSYLNEVSQRNDSVFFATIGAFVILPPLLILAIAILTGYVQLFP, encoded by the exons atgagaaaaaaaaaatgtggaaCTTGGAATCTCAGAAGAAGCCGAAAGTGTGAGAGCCTTTCTCAGATGATGGCCTTGCATCTCTTCCCCGCTTCTCTTCACTCAATCTCgaacccttcttcttcttcatcatcatctcgaTCAAAACAGAGACACCTCCTTCTCCAGCTCTCTCCTCCTCGCCTCCGTTCTGACCGTAGCCAAAGCGGTGTCACCGAAAACGACAACGATCCTTCTTCCTCCG gttcttcatcatcatcagtacGCACACAGTTAGATCTTCTCGAACAGCTTACTTCCACAAGCGACG GTTACTTGAGTGATGGTGGTGGTAGCTTCAGGGGTTCCACTGTTCGTGAACAATTGGCTGGGCTTGTTGGTGACAGGGATGATGATTTCACCATCCCCTTGGGGAAGAACTTGAAGAAAGTGAGTCCTAAGTTCTTAACCACTTCTCAGAAAAGGAACATCAAGAGGCAAAGCTACCTTAACGAGGTCTCTCAGAGGAATGACTCTGTTTTCTTTGCTACTATCGGCGCCTTTGTTATCCTTCCACCTTTGTTGATCCTCGCGATTGCTATATTAACTGGCTATGTTCAACTCTTTCCTTAA
- the LOC106351708 gene encoding transcription factor JUNGBRUNNEN 1-like has product MSGEGKDHEEEDEAKLPGFRFHPTDEELLGYYLRRKVENKPIKLELIKQIDIYKFDPWDLPRVSSVGENEWYFFCMRGRKYKNSVRPNRVTGSGFWKATGIDKPVYSNLDCIGLKKSLVYYLGSAGKGSKTNWMMHEFRLPSTAKSESPTQQAEVWTLCRIFKRVTHHRNPTILQPNRRPVITLTDSCSKTSSLDSDHTSHHVVESLSHKLHEPQRQPQTHNPYWNQLTTVGFNQPTYTCHDNNLVNLWNINGEDFIGNAASWDELRSVIDGNTNHL; this is encoded by the exons ATGAGTGGTGAAGGTAAGGAtcacgaagaagaagatgaagcaaaACTTCCTGGATTCAGGTTTCATCCCACTGACGAAGAGCTTTTAGGGTATTATCTTCGAAGAAAAGTAGAGAACAAACCCATCAAACTCGAACTTATCAAACAGATCGAtatctataagttcgatccttGGGATCTTCCAA GAGTAAGCAGCGTTGGGGAAAACGAGTGGTACTTCTTCTGCATGAGAGGCAGGAAATACAAGAATAGCGTTAGACCAAACCGAGTCACCGGTTCAGGTTTCTGGAAAGCCACCGGTATTGATAAACCGGTTTACTCAAATCTTGATTGCATTGGCCTAAAGAAGTCTCTAGTTTACTATCTTGGTTCAGCCGGTAAGGGCTCTAAAACCAATTGGATGATGCATGAATTTCGCCTCCCATCTACCGCAAAATCCGAGTCGCCAACTCAACAAGCA GAGGTGTGGACACTATGCAGAATCTTCAAACGAGTCACACATCATCGAAACCCAACCATCCTACAACCAAACCGTAGACCGGTTATCACCTTAACTGATTCATGTTCGAAGACGAGCAGCTTAGATTCCGATCACACTAGCCATCACGTCGTAGAATCCTTGTCCCACAAGCTACATGAGCCGCAGCGTCAGCCACAGACGCATAATCCTTATTGGAACCAACTTACTACGGTTGGTTTCAATCAACCGACATATACTTGCCATGATAACAACTTGGTTAATCTCTGGAACATCAACGGTGAAGATTTCATCGGAAACGCAGCAAGTTGGGATGAACTTAGATCAGTTATAGATGGAAATACTAATCACTTGTAA
- the LOC106351676 gene encoding uncharacterized protein LOC106351676 isoform X1: MDPVIDGSTTPSSLMRSLSLPILPSTATECLEGLEISETQTPLGTDVRVTMEKASLSITSTLQSDTTNQLLLTSSAPLVASYETSLLETVVPPLTSEAVIVQVRDTPPPSLASVISINAVTSDVPTSQQAPSETLGSHSHDDSRVQASEKFVPSLGSWAKPLFFKPPATPPDPSTPRDYDPAFVGNQLATLWPTLNDEILNKQPKGKYPSRTLQPPIEKLPPPELKADGRLRFPWAARLSPQSRNLYRAATPTYRLDGTPEVSIPSKVLKLGPENKDEYIIGKFHKCALPPGGLVHAVVNRIWGRSCKISCKKLGDSSFMFHIPHQPTRQWVIQRGVWHIDDCLLFVLPWTPEGSFKIPEISTLPVWANLKNIPDCCYSRLGISHVASGLGEPILTHKPRLDPTSMGEAKVLVEMELDRDFPKLIALDDKQGNIFLVNVEYTWIPSMCERCGNLGHKAKRCLLPSSTAQVSISASTSQDTSSDVPIVDIDTVMQQKDNVEYSVPTIQKNDLHVSGKTSLQTKDDGAHEPEKHTIEIEGLLSELEATPTLQQENPTASPNFIPTLPTLVDSQPTPTAASIMESSPSTVTNTEVSETLVVGPQATTHTPFAFESPAQFKGSRDVGVDEDGTEPSSSLSLTRGGRETKPPSKYQDMEWKTVRGRGKRGRRGRGSYH, encoded by the coding sequence ATGGACCCAGTGATTGATGGTTCGACTACGCCATCGTCGCTGATGCGTTCGTTGTCTCTGCCGATACTTCCATCAACGGCTACGGAATGTCTGGAAGGTTTGGAGATCTCTGAAACTCAAACTCCTCTAGGAACTGATGTGAGAGTAACAATGGAGAAAGCTTCTCTCTCTATCACCAGTACTCTTCAGTCTGACACTACCAATCAATTACTGTTGACCTCCTCTGCTCCTCTAGTGGCGTCTTACGAAACCTCTCTGCTTGAAACTGTGGTTCCTCCGCTGACCTCAGAAGCTGTTATAGTTCAAGTACGTGATACTCCGCCACCGTCTCTGGCTTCGGTTATCTCCATCAATGCAGTAACCAGCGATGTCCCGACGTCTCAACAAGCTCCGTCCGAGACCCTTGGCTCACACTCTCACGATGATAGCAGGGTCCAAGCATCAGAAAAATTTGTCCCTTCTTTGGGATCATGGGCTAAACCTCTTTTTTTCAAACCTCCGGCCACTCCTCCCGACCCTAGTACTCCTCGAGACTATGATCCTGCATTTGTCGGGAATCAATTAGCCACTCTCTGGCCGACTTTGAATGACGAGATCTTAAACAAGCAACCTAAGGGAAAGTATCCATCCCGTACTCTCCAGCCTCCGATTGAAAAGCTACCACCGCCGGAACTAAAAGCGGATGGGAGACTCCGCTTCCCATGGGCTGCAAGATTAAGCCCTCAATCGCGAAATCTCTACCGGGCTGCCACACCAACTTACCGCCTAGATGGCACACCTGAGGTATCTATTCCTTCGAAAGTCCTTAAGCTAGGTCCAGAGAATAAGGATGAGTATATCATTGGTAAGTTCCATAAATGTGCTCTACCGCCAGGTGGTTTAGTACATGCTGTGGTGAATAGAATCTGGGGAAGAAGTTGTAAGATCAGTTGTAAGAAGCTTGGTGATTCATCTTTCATGTTCCATATCCCACACCAACCTACTCGGCAATGGGTTATTCAGCGTGGAGTGTGGCACATAGATGATTGCTTACTTTTTGTACTGCCATGGACCCCAGAAGGCTCCTTCAAAATTCCTGAAATCTCCACGCTTCCGGTTTGGGCCAATTTGAAGAACATTCCGGATTGTTGCTACTCAAGATTAGGAATAAGTCATGTCGCTTCCGGACTTGGAGAACCGATTCTTACTCACAAACCTCGACTTGATCCTACTAGTATGGGCGAGGCAAAGGTTTTAGTTGAGATGGAGCTGGACAGAGACTTTCCAAAGCTTATTGCCCTTGATGATAAGCAAGGTAACATCTTCCTTGTTAATGTTGAATACACATGGATTCCATCTATGTGTGAAAGGTGTGGTAATCTAGGACACAAAGCAAAGAGGTGTCTCTTACCTTCTTCCACTGCTCAGGTTTCTATCTCCGCATCAACCTCGCAAGACACTAGCTCTGATGTTCCTATTGTGGATATTGATACTGTTATGCAGCAAAAGGATAATGTTGAATACTCTGTACCAACTATCCAGAAAAATGATCTACATGTTAGTGGAAAAACTTCTCTTCAAACTAAAGATGATGGTGCCCATGAGCCTGAGAAACATACCATAGAGATTGAAGGTCTCTTATCTGAACTAGAAGCTACTCCTACCCTTCAACAGGAGAACCCGACTGCCTCGCCAAACTTTATCCCCACTTTACCCACTTTAGTAGATTCACAACCTACTCCCACTGCAGCATCTATTATGGAGTCATCTCCATCAACCGTTACCAACACTGAGGTTAGTGAAACTTTAGTCGTTGGTCCTCAAGCCACAACACATACACCCTTTGCA